The Anabaena sp. WA102 genome contains a region encoding:
- the lpdA gene encoding dihydrolipoyl dehydrogenase: MSPGFDYDLVIIGAGVGGHGAALHAISCGLKTAIIEAGDMGGTCVNRGCIPSKALLAASGKVRELRNAHHLKSLGIQIGNVEFERQAIADHANNLVAKIQGDLTNSLKRLGVEIIRGWGKVSGTQKVTITTDKGEKTITAQDIILSPGSVPFVPPGIEVDGKTVFTSDQGVKLETLPKWVAIIGSGYIGLEFSDVYSALGCEITLIEALSELMPGFDRDIAKLAERVLINPRDIETKVGIYAKKIIPGSPVIIELADFETKEDLEVLEVDACLVATGRVPATQNLGLDSVGVALDRRNFIPVNDNMAVLSDGEVIPHLWAIGDATGKMMLAHAASAQGVIAVENMMGRHKTVDYRSIPAAAFTHPEVSYVGLTETAAHALGLTEGFEVATSKSYFKGNSKALAENDTDGMTKVIYRKDTGEVLGVHIFGPHASDLIHEAAAAIASRQSIQTLAYLVHAHPTLSEVLDEAYKRALVS, encoded by the coding sequence GTGAGTCCTGGATTTGATTACGATTTAGTGATTATCGGCGCTGGTGTGGGCGGACATGGTGCTGCTTTACACGCTATCAGTTGCGGTCTGAAAACGGCGATTATTGAAGCTGGAGATATGGGAGGAACTTGTGTAAACAGGGGTTGTATTCCTTCTAAGGCATTACTGGCGGCTTCAGGAAAGGTGAGGGAATTACGTAATGCCCATCATCTCAAGTCTTTGGGAATTCAAATTGGTAATGTGGAGTTTGAACGACAAGCGATCGCTGATCATGCTAACAATCTCGTTGCCAAAATTCAAGGGGACTTAACCAACAGTCTCAAGCGCTTGGGAGTGGAGATTATTCGGGGTTGGGGTAAGGTGTCTGGTACACAAAAAGTTACCATCACCACAGACAAAGGTGAGAAAACCATCACAGCCCAAGATATTATCCTTTCGCCTGGTTCTGTTCCCTTCGTTCCTCCCGGAATTGAAGTAGACGGCAAAACCGTATTTACCAGTGACCAAGGCGTTAAATTAGAAACTCTACCCAAGTGGGTGGCGATTATTGGTAGCGGTTACATTGGCTTAGAATTTTCTGATGTTTACTCGGCTTTAGGTTGTGAAATCACCTTAATTGAAGCCCTGAGTGAGTTAATGCCAGGATTTGATCGAGACATTGCTAAACTGGCAGAACGGGTCTTAATTAACCCCCGTGATATTGAAACCAAAGTCGGTATCTACGCTAAAAAAATTATTCCTGGTTCACCAGTAATCATTGAGTTGGCTGACTTTGAAACTAAGGAAGATTTAGAAGTTCTTGAAGTTGATGCTTGTTTGGTCGCTACCGGTCGCGTTCCAGCTACGCAAAATCTTGGGTTAGATTCTGTGGGAGTCGCTCTTGATCGCCGTAATTTTATTCCTGTAAATGATAATATGGCGGTATTATCAGACGGGGAGGTTATCCCCCATCTCTGGGCTATTGGTGATGCTACTGGCAAAATGATGTTGGCTCATGCGGCATCGGCTCAAGGTGTTATTGCTGTAGAAAATATGATGGGTCGTCACAAAACTGTTGACTACCGCAGCATTCCTGCCGCCGCTTTTACCCATCCAGAAGTTAGCTATGTGGGATTGACTGAAACAGCCGCCCATGCTTTGGGTTTAACTGAAGGTTTTGAAGTCGCCACCAGTAAGAGTTACTTTAAAGGTAATTCCAAGGCTTTGGCGGAAAATGATACTGATGGAATGACGAAGGTAATTTATCGTAAAGATACTGGCGAGGTTTTAGGTGTACATATCTTTGGTCCCCACGCCTCAGATTTAATTCATGAAGCCGCCGCCGCTATTGCCAGTCGTCAATCTATCCAAACTCTTGCTTACCTAGTTCACGCTCATCCAACGCTTTCAGAAGTTTTAGATGAAGCTTATAAACGGGCATTGGTTAGTTAA
- a CDS encoding alpha/beta hydrolase yields the protein MNMFGNWGSTLIKNSLILILSILLPTFGISNPVMAAEQIHASYSALEISIPISALESYAKYGIINADLAGYYQYIPTNKLQELRKILVQPLKISPAVTSQFLDTQQGKFILQRLAGLIKPKSDYSKFTSWSLRTALIAAAAEPEGLNLLNLLRKYPQNNIKIDVASSLKVAGELEKMINDTETTISALIQASKLEADQISYPNFSQLPRFSNPVILSTKKQIIKFFDVVRNRHLTTEIYIPNSQNPVPVIVISHGLGLDSSNFRYLADHLVKHGFAVVIPNHPSSDAKQLKSLINGNSNQVTHPNEFKDRPLDIKYILDQLESDSQFQQRLNLQQVGVFGQSLGGYTALALAGAKINFSQLQADCHPDKLRNTWNMSLLLQCRALELPNQSGQDYNLQDTRIKAAIAVNPITSSIFGQAGLSQIHTPVMIVGSSEDTVAPTLYEQIVPFSWIIHPEKYLVMLLGGTHFSTIGNSNPDSTQMALPTDMVGDASQAHDYMNALSLPFFQTYIAGKPEYLPYLNAAYAQSISSQSLGLNLVQSLDHLKLAPILGNLQDSKPVKKKLAHTIVHFGFWLLGIGVSLLHLI from the coding sequence ATGAATATGTTTGGTAATTGGGGCAGCACCCTCATAAAAAATTCTCTAATACTGATTTTGTCCATATTGCTGCCAACATTTGGGATAAGTAACCCGGTTATGGCAGCAGAACAAATTCATGCTTCCTATTCAGCACTAGAAATTTCTATCCCTATTAGTGCCTTAGAAAGCTATGCAAAATATGGGATAATTAATGCAGATTTAGCAGGCTATTATCAATATATTCCTACAAACAAACTGCAAGAATTAAGGAAAATTTTAGTTCAACCACTGAAAATTAGTCCGGCTGTAACTTCCCAATTTCTTGACACCCAACAAGGGAAATTTATCTTACAAAGATTAGCAGGGTTAATTAAACCTAAATCTGATTATTCAAAATTTACTTCTTGGTCATTACGTACAGCTTTAATTGCTGCTGCTGCTGAACCGGAAGGATTAAATTTATTAAATTTATTACGCAAATATCCTCAAAATAATATTAAGATTGATGTGGCTTCCAGCCTAAAAGTTGCTGGTGAGTTAGAGAAAATGATCAACGATACGGAAACAACTATTTCCGCATTAATCCAAGCATCAAAATTAGAAGCTGATCAAATTTCTTATCCTAATTTTTCTCAATTACCAAGATTTTCAAATCCAGTAATTTTATCGACCAAGAAACAAATAATTAAGTTCTTTGATGTAGTCCGTAATCGGCATTTAACTACAGAAATATATATTCCTAATAGCCAAAATCCTGTACCTGTGATTGTGATTTCTCATGGTTTAGGTTTGGATAGTAGTAACTTTCGTTATTTAGCAGATCATTTAGTTAAACATGGGTTTGCTGTAGTAATTCCCAATCATCCCAGTAGTGATGCTAAACAATTAAAATCTTTAATAAATGGTAATAGTAATCAAGTTACACACCCTAATGAATTTAAAGATAGACCTTTAGATATCAAATATATTTTAGATCAATTAGAGTCAGATTCACAATTTCAGCAACGGCTGAACTTACAACAAGTGGGAGTATTTGGTCAGTCTTTAGGAGGTTATACTGCCTTAGCTTTAGCGGGGGCAAAAATTAACTTTTCCCAACTACAAGCAGACTGTCATCCTGACAAATTGCGAAATACTTGGAATATGTCTTTATTGTTGCAATGTCGGGCTTTAGAATTGCCCAACCAGTCAGGACAAGATTACAATTTACAAGATACCAGAATCAAGGCGGCGATCGCTGTTAATCCGATTACCAGTTCTATTTTCGGACAAGCCGGGTTAAGCCAAATTCATACCCCAGTCATGATTGTCGGTAGTAGTGAAGACACAGTTGCCCCAACTTTATATGAGCAAATTGTCCCTTTTTCCTGGATTATTCATCCCGAAAAATACTTAGTTATGCTACTTGGTGGTACTCATTTTTCTACCATTGGTAATAGCAATCCTGACAGTACACAAATGGCATTACCAACAGATATGGTAGGTGATGCTTCCCAAGCCCATGATTACATGAATGCGTTAAGTTTACCCTTTTTTCAAACTTACATAGCCGGAAAACCAGAATATCTGCCTTATCTGAACGCTGCCTACGCTCAAAGTATTTCTAGTCAGTCCCTGGGTTTAAACCTTGTCCAGTCCCTTGATCATCTCAAATTAGCACCAATTTTAGGTAATCTTCAAGACAGCAAACCTGTTAAAAAGAAACTTGCTCATACTATCGTCCATTTTGGATTTTGGCTGCTAGGTATTGGTGTTTCTCTATTACATTTAATTTAG
- a CDS encoding DUF192 domain-containing protein, with protein sequence MISWLSLCSILLSILLMGCSLPTTAKSPAVTPESSTQTSVNAGQNLPISAEATLPRNIKIQLEVARTQEQQQMGLMYRKDLPDNRGMLFLFPNAQPVQFWMKNVPVALDMVFLRQGVVQYIQTSAPPCDIEPCPTYGPNVLIDQVIELRSERAKELGLKKGDQIKIDFLVPGAIP encoded by the coding sequence ATGATTTCTTGGCTTAGTTTATGTTCAATATTACTTAGTATCCTGCTCATGGGCTGTTCATTACCAACCACAGCTAAATCTCCAGCCGTAACACCAGAATCATCAACCCAAACATCAGTAAATGCTGGTCAAAATTTGCCAATTTCGGCTGAAGCTACTCTGCCTCGAAATATAAAAATTCAGTTAGAAGTAGCACGAACACAAGAACAACAACAAATGGGTTTGATGTATAGAAAGGATTTACCAGATAACCGAGGAATGCTGTTTCTTTTTCCGAACGCACAACCAGTACAATTTTGGATGAAGAATGTACCCGTTGCGTTAGATATGGTATTTCTCCGGCAAGGTGTGGTCCAGTACATCCAAACATCTGCTCCTCCTTGTGACATAGAACCTTGCCCCACCTACGGTCCTAATGTCCTGATAGATCAAGTAATTGAACTTAGGTCAGAACGAGCCAAAGAACTAGGTTTAAAGAAAGGAGATCAGATCAAAATAGATTTCCTAGTTCCTGGTGCTATTCCATAA
- a CDS encoding DUF2949 domain-containing protein encodes MIINSTQVGEIQMTPSRYSRLINFLQEDLAISAASLAVALRSRDQDPGSLTMTLWQYGLITLEQLEQIYDWLETA; translated from the coding sequence ATGATCATCAATTCTACTCAAGTAGGTGAGATACAAATGACACCATCAAGATATTCTCGGCTAATTAATTTTCTCCAGGAAGATTTGGCAATTTCCGCTGCTTCCCTCGCTGTAGCATTACGTAGCCGTGATCAAGATCCTGGTTCTTTAACTATGACTCTTTGGCAATATGGGTTAATTACACTAGAACAGTTGGAACAAATTTATGATTGGCTAGAAACAGCGTAG
- a CDS encoding serine hydrolase has product MSETSDKLIPISQRQPVQRRRRKRPVPKTGQKKVINQQPVSSPRETATLARPNNHSSPVPISSGGRKPASRKMMPPGVKPVPTVKKNTQISPSANVRLKTVRMEKPRIESRGSRKTRLKPMARTVLYALRLLIVGVGIGAIVGTLLSILDPANRLGSVALVSQTTTSQKTSQTPNTSLYLSQEITSLKNSLQTLTTANADLMPGVFLLDLDNGGYVDINSNASFAAASTIKIPILIAFFQDVDAGKIRLDEILTLQKEMIVGGSGNMQYQTPDSKYTALDVATKMITISDNTATNMLVAKLGGQEALNGRFRSWGLTTTMIRNPLPDLEGTNTTSPRELGNLISMVNQGNVVGMRSRDLMLNIMSRTERDNLLPAGLGKGANAYHKTGDIGTMLADAGLIDVPTGKRYIAAIMVKRPNNDPRAAKLISSISSAAYEHFSQTTVTPSNPINNQPVTQPITQPATQPATQPITSPISNYQPPVQPFVQQPVQQPIMNPAMPNGMVNNMPMGSYPPPVMTPQYYPPQ; this is encoded by the coding sequence ATGTCAGAAACTAGTGACAAACTCATACCCATATCACAAAGGCAACCTGTACAGCGTCGCCGACGTAAACGTCCAGTCCCCAAGACAGGACAGAAAAAAGTTATCAATCAACAGCCAGTTTCTAGTCCAAGAGAAACTGCAACATTAGCTCGTCCAAACAATCATAGCAGTCCTGTTCCTATCTCGTCTGGGGGGCGAAAACCAGCATCACGGAAGATGATGCCTCCAGGTGTTAAACCAGTACCTACAGTCAAGAAAAATACTCAAATTTCTCCATCAGCAAATGTGAGGTTAAAGACCGTACGCATGGAGAAGCCGAGAATTGAAAGCAGAGGGTCACGCAAGACTAGGTTAAAACCTATGGCTAGAACTGTGTTATATGCCTTGCGGTTGTTGATTGTGGGTGTGGGGATAGGTGCGATTGTGGGTACGTTGTTGTCAATTCTAGACCCTGCTAATCGCCTTGGTTCAGTTGCGTTAGTATCTCAAACTACTACTTCTCAAAAAACATCTCAAACTCCTAATACAAGCTTATATCTGTCCCAAGAAATTACTTCTTTAAAAAATTCTTTACAAACTCTCACCACCGCTAATGCTGATCTGATGCCAGGGGTGTTTTTATTAGACTTAGATAATGGTGGTTATGTAGATATTAATAGTAATGCCAGTTTTGCTGCGGCAAGCACGATTAAAATTCCGATTTTGATTGCTTTTTTCCAGGATGTAGATGCTGGTAAAATCCGCCTGGATGAAATCTTAACTCTCCAAAAAGAGATGATTGTCGGGGGTTCGGGAAATATGCAATATCAAACCCCAGACAGCAAATACACGGCTCTTGATGTGGCTACGAAGATGATTACAATTAGCGACAATACGGCTACGAATATGCTGGTTGCTAAATTAGGCGGACAGGAGGCGTTAAATGGACGTTTTCGCAGTTGGGGATTAACAACGACGATGATTCGTAATCCTCTCCCAGATTTAGAGGGGACTAATACTACTAGTCCGAGGGAATTGGGGAATTTAATCTCGATGGTGAATCAAGGTAATGTCGTGGGTATGCGATCGCGTGATTTAATGCTTAATATTATGAGTCGCACTGAACGAGATAATCTTTTACCTGCTGGCTTAGGAAAAGGCGCAAATGCTTACCACAAAACAGGTGATATTGGCACAATGTTAGCAGATGCGGGTTTAATAGATGTCCCTACGGGTAAACGTTATATCGCCGCTATTATGGTGAAACGTCCCAATAATGATCCTCGTGCGGCAAAATTAATTAGTTCTATTTCTAGTGCTGCTTATGAACACTTTAGCCAAACTACAGTAACACCTAGCAATCCGATAAATAACCAACCGGTTACTCAACCAATCACTCAACCAGCAACTCAACCAGCAACTCAACCAATAACTTCACCAATTTCTAATTATCAACCACCCGTTCAACCCTTTGTTCAGCAACCAGTTCAACAACCGATAATGAATCCTGCTATGCCTAATGGGATGGTTAATAATATGCCTATGGGCAGTTATCCACCTCCTGTAATGACTCCGCAATATTATCCACCACAATAG
- a CDS encoding DMT family transporter, producing MHQSSGRWRLGLSLSLVTVFLWGVLPLALTVTLQELDVYTVIWFRFLTSFLLLAIYLLFQQQLPTLEQLRATSWQLLVVATIFLAANYFLFMQGLALTAPANAEVIIQLSSVLLSFGGLVIFNERYTLYQWLGVAVLTLGFALFFHAQLVNLITAKGEYLLGSGLIVFGAIAWAIYALSQKQLLQSLSSAKIMLIIYGGCALLFTPLAKTHTIFTLDTFYFSTLIFCALNTLVAYGAFAESLVHWQASRVGAVLALAPIITLISGWLMSVITPNIISPENISLVGVIGAFFVVIGSISIALCEPN from the coding sequence ATGCATCAAAGTTCTGGTCGTTGGCGTTTGGGTCTAAGTTTATCACTGGTAACTGTCTTTTTATGGGGAGTTTTACCTCTGGCTTTGACGGTAACACTACAAGAGCTAGATGTCTACACCGTTATTTGGTTTCGCTTTTTAACTTCCTTCCTCTTACTGGCAATTTATTTGTTGTTTCAGCAACAATTACCAACCTTAGAACAATTACGTGCTACCTCTTGGCAATTATTAGTAGTTGCTACTATATTTTTAGCTGCTAACTATTTTCTATTTATGCAAGGTTTAGCATTGACCGCTCCAGCTAATGCTGAGGTGATCATTCAATTATCTAGTGTGTTATTAAGTTTCGGTGGATTAGTCATTTTTAACGAACGTTATACATTGTATCAATGGCTAGGTGTAGCTGTACTAACTTTGGGTTTTGCACTATTTTTTCATGCCCAATTAGTTAATCTGATCACAGCCAAAGGTGAATATTTACTAGGTAGCGGCTTGATTGTTTTCGGGGCAATAGCATGGGCTATCTATGCCTTATCACAAAAACAGTTATTGCAATCGTTATCTTCAGCAAAAATTATGTTGATTATTTACGGTGGCTGTGCTTTATTATTCACGCCATTGGCAAAAACTCACACAATTTTCACCCTGGATACTTTCTATTTTTCAACTTTGATATTTTGCGCTTTAAATACCCTCGTCGCCTATGGTGCTTTTGCTGAATCTTTAGTACATTGGCAAGCCTCAAGAGTGGGTGCTGTATTAGCTTTAGCTCCGATTATTACTTTAATTTCCGGTTGGCTGATGTCCGTAATTACTCCTAATATTATCTCTCCAGAAAATATTTCTTTAGTAGGTGTTATTGGGGCATTTTTTGTAGTCATTGGTTCTATATCTATTGCATTATGCGAACCTAATTAA
- the nblR gene encoding response regulator transcription factor NblR, with translation MIATHNPAVFVLVVEPDETLANQLAGDLQEAGYDAIVTHDAANGLKYCSGASSNQTHRQPALIVVDRMLVGESGLSLCKNLRNIGNRSPILVLMARDTVDDRIACLDAGADDYILKPYRSEDFLKLIRLYLKPDVDTTEQLRFGDLILDIGTRRAIYNSKVIDLTMKEFELLKFLMEHPREVLTREQILENVWGYDFMGESNVIEVYIRYLRLKIEEEGQKRLIQTIRGVGYVLRDS, from the coding sequence ATGATAGCTACCCACAATCCCGCTGTTTTTGTTTTGGTGGTTGAACCAGATGAAACTTTAGCTAATCAATTGGCTGGTGATTTGCAAGAAGCTGGCTATGATGCCATTGTGACTCATGATGCAGCCAATGGATTAAAATACTGTAGCGGTGCTTCCAGCAATCAAACCCATCGCCAACCTGCTTTAATTGTTGTAGACCGAATGCTTGTCGGTGAATCAGGACTATCTTTATGTAAAAATCTCAGAAATATTGGCAATCGTTCTCCGATACTGGTTTTGATGGCTAGAGACACCGTAGATGATCGCATAGCTTGTTTAGATGCTGGTGCTGACGATTACATCCTCAAACCTTACCGTTCGGAAGATTTTTTAAAGCTGATTCGTCTCTATCTCAAACCAGATGTTGATACCACCGAACAATTACGCTTTGGTGATTTGATTTTGGATATAGGAACCCGCCGGGCTATTTACAACAGTAAGGTCATTGACTTAACCATGAAAGAATTTGAACTCTTAAAGTTCTTAATGGAACATCCCCGTGAAGTATTAACCCGTGAACAGATTTTAGAAAATGTTTGGGGTTACGACTTTATGGGTGAGTCCAATGTCATTGAAGTATATATTCGTTACCTCCGACTCAAAATTGAAGAAGAAGGTCAAAAACGCCTAATTCAAACTATCCGCGGTGTAGGTTATGTACTCAGAGACTCGTGA
- a CDS encoding pyridoxal-phosphate-dependent aminotransferase family protein — MDDKLMLMIPGPTPVPEAALLALAKHPIGHRSGEFSSMMAEVTENLKWLHQTSSDVLMLNVSGTGAVEAGMINFLSPGDRILVGSNGKFGERWVEVGQAFGLNVEAITAEWGQPLDPAQFAAKLQADTNKEIKAVIITHSETSTGVINDLEAINRHVKEHGEALIIVDAVTSLGAYNVPVDAWGLDVVASGSQKGYMIPPGLGFVSVSPKAWEAYKTAKLPKYYLDLGKYRKATAKNTTPFTPPVNLMVALHTTLGMMKKEGLESIFTRHERQKNATRAAMKALNLSLFAADECASPAITAVATPGIETDKIRSLMKKRFDIALAGGQDHLSNKIFRIGHLGFVCDRDILSCIASLEVVLPQVGHENFTPGAGIAAAAKVFAQ; from the coding sequence ATGGACGATAAATTGATGCTGATGATTCCTGGTCCTACCCCAGTTCCAGAAGCAGCTTTACTAGCATTAGCTAAACACCCTATTGGTCACCGCAGCGGTGAATTTAGTAGCATGATGGCAGAGGTGACAGAAAACCTCAAATGGCTACATCAAACCAGCAGTGATGTATTGATGCTAAATGTCAGTGGGACTGGGGCTGTAGAAGCGGGAATGATTAATTTTCTTTCTCCAGGCGATCGCATTTTAGTCGGTTCTAATGGTAAATTTGGTGAACGTTGGGTAGAAGTTGGTCAAGCCTTTGGCTTAAATGTAGAAGCAATCACCGCAGAATGGGGACAACCCTTAGACCCAGCCCAATTTGCAGCCAAACTGCAAGCTGATACCAACAAAGAAATCAAAGCCGTCATTATCACCCACAGCGAAACCTCAACTGGTGTCATTAATGATCTAGAAGCCATCAACCGCCACGTTAAAGAACATGGAGAGGCTTTAATTATTGTTGATGCTGTCACCAGTTTAGGGGCTTACAACGTCCCTGTAGATGCTTGGGGTTTAGACGTAGTTGCTTCTGGTTCACAAAAAGGTTACATGATTCCTCCCGGTTTAGGATTTGTCTCCGTCAGTCCTAAAGCCTGGGAAGCCTACAAAACCGCAAAATTGCCTAAGTATTATTTAGATTTAGGGAAATATCGTAAAGCCACCGCTAAAAATACCACTCCCTTTACCCCTCCCGTCAACTTAATGGTGGCACTACATACCACCTTGGGAATGATGAAAAAGGAAGGATTGGAATCCATCTTTACCCGTCATGAACGCCAAAAAAATGCCACTCGTGCGGCAATGAAAGCATTAAATTTATCATTGTTTGCCGCAGATGAATGTGCCAGTCCTGCCATTACCGCTGTAGCTACTCCAGGCATCGAAACCGATAAAATTCGTTCTTTGATGAAAAAACGGTTTGATATTGCTTTAGCAGGTGGACAAGACCATCTGAGTAATAAAATTTTCCGCATAGGTCACTTAGGTTTTGTGTGCGATAGAGACATTCTGAGTTGTATCGCTTCCCTAGAAGTTGTCCTTCCACAAGTTGGTCATGAAAACTTCACCCCCGGTGCTGGTATAGCAGCAGCAGCAAAAGTTTTTGCCCAATAG
- a CDS encoding DUF5340 domain-containing protein, translating into MEPIPLPSPIHYELILQLLERQTMTSLGQNEDLRNQVNQLIVTLRKAASQQKRLEESFQSSSLIIDHRWSINHFGDKVDCS; encoded by the coding sequence ATGGAGCCAATTCCTTTACCTTCTCCTATCCATTACGAACTTATACTTCAACTTTTAGAAAGACAAACCATGACTTCTCTAGGTCAAAACGAAGACCTACGCAATCAAGTTAACCAACTAATTGTTACCCTGCGAAAAGCTGCATCCCAACAAAAGCGACTAGAAGAAAGTTTTCAATCGTCCTCTCTGATCATTGATCACCGTTGGTCTATTAACCATTTTGGTGATAAAGTAGATTGCTCATGA
- the trpC gene encoding indole-3-glycerol phosphate synthase TrpC, with the protein MQIRRRSPSTVINISILQYRSAIEGAAPNNILEEIVWQKETEVEQMRERLPLRELQTQALSAPPTRDFVAALRQGKTHPALIAEVKKASPSKGVFREDFNPVAIAQSYQKGGASCLSVLTDVKFFQGSFENLSLVRSAVDLPLLCKDFIIYPYQMYWARIHGADAVLLIAAILNDQDLQYFIKIAHNLKMATLIEVHNLEELDRVLALDGVSLIGINNRNLEDFSVDLQTTCQLLTARGEQLQAKNILVVSESGLHHPEDLSIVKKAGASAVLIGESLVKQPDPQLAIANLFA; encoded by the coding sequence ATGCAAATCCGTCGTCGTTCACCTAGCACAGTTATTAATATTTCTATACTTCAATATCGATCTGCTATAGAAGGGGCTGCACCAAATAATATTTTAGAAGAAATTGTCTGGCAGAAAGAAACAGAAGTTGAGCAAATGCGAGAAAGGCTACCTTTGCGAGAATTGCAAACACAAGCCCTATCAGCACCACCAACTCGTGATTTTGTGGCTGCTTTACGTCAAGGTAAAACTCATCCGGCTTTAATTGCTGAAGTTAAAAAAGCTTCTCCCAGTAAAGGGGTATTTAGGGAGGATTTTAACCCAGTAGCGATCGCTCAATCTTATCAAAAAGGTGGAGCTAGTTGTCTTTCTGTTCTCACAGATGTTAAATTTTTCCAAGGTAGTTTTGAAAATCTATCCTTAGTCCGTTCAGCAGTAGATTTACCTTTGCTGTGCAAGGATTTTATTATCTATCCTTACCAAATGTATTGGGCGCGAATTCATGGAGCAGATGCAGTTTTATTAATAGCAGCCATCCTTAATGATCAAGATTTGCAATACTTTATCAAAATTGCTCATAACCTAAAAATGGCAACTTTAATAGAAGTGCATAATTTAGAAGAACTAGATCGAGTTTTAGCTTTAGATGGTGTTTCTTTAATTGGCATTAATAATCGCAATTTAGAAGATTTTTCTGTTGATTTACAAACAACTTGTCAATTACTCACAGCTAGAGGTGAACAGTTACAAGCAAAAAACATTCTTGTCGTCAGCGAATCAGGATTGCATCACCCAGAGGATTTAAGTATAGTTAAAAAAGCAGGTGCATCCGCTGTACTGATTGGTGAATCCTTGGTAAAACAACCAGATCCTCAATTAGCAATAGCCAATCTCTTTGCTTAA
- the truB gene encoding tRNA pseudouridine(55) synthase TruB, giving the protein MQGFLNLNKPLDWTSHDCVAKVRKLLKMKRVGHAGTLDPKATGVLPIALGKATRLLQYLPGEKAYQATVRLGIQTTTDDLEGEIITSAPCPGLDLENIKTSLSQFIGKIEQIPPSYSAIQVDGKRLYDLARKGEIVEVPVRTVEIAQIQVLDWRDGDFPELDIAISCGAGTYIRAIARDLGTILNTGGTLSALIRTQSSSFQLPTSLSFTDLATEIENSTFQPISADTPLQHLKAVNLAPESAKKWCQGQKIPLNLVIDDFVRVYETETNFLGIGKLAHDLLVPQMVFFEYPN; this is encoded by the coding sequence GTGCAAGGCTTTCTCAATTTAAACAAACCACTTGACTGGACTTCTCATGACTGCGTAGCCAAAGTCCGAAAACTACTGAAGATGAAACGAGTCGGACACGCAGGAACTTTAGATCCTAAAGCTACCGGAGTATTACCGATAGCCTTGGGTAAAGCCACCAGATTATTACAATATTTACCGGGAGAAAAGGCTTATCAAGCCACTGTCCGGCTAGGAATACAAACTACTACAGATGATTTAGAAGGGGAAATTATTACCTCTGCACCCTGTCCAGGATTAGATTTAGAAAATATCAAAACGTCCCTTTCCCAGTTTATCGGTAAAATTGAGCAAATCCCCCCCAGTTACAGCGCCATTCAAGTTGATGGTAAACGCCTCTATGATTTAGCCCGAAAAGGGGAAATAGTCGAAGTTCCGGTGCGAACAGTCGAAATTGCCCAAATCCAGGTGTTAGACTGGCGAGACGGAGATTTTCCTGAATTAGATATAGCCATATCTTGTGGGGCGGGAACATATATTCGGGCGATCGCTCGTGATTTAGGTACAATACTCAACACAGGTGGCACTCTATCTGCCCTAATTCGCACACAAAGCAGCAGTTTCCAGCTTCCAACCAGTCTCAGCTTTACAGACTTAGCCACCGAAATCGAAAACAGCACATTTCAACCTATATCCGCAGACACACCATTACAACATCTCAAAGCCGTAAATCTAGCCCCAGAATCAGCTAAAAAATGGTGTCAAGGTCAAAAAATTCCCCTCAATCTGGTTATTGACGACTTTGTACGAGTTTATGAAACAGAAACCAATTTTTTAGGAATCGGGAAATTAGCACATGATTTATTAGTCCCTCAAATGGTGTTTTTTGAATATCCCAATTAA